In Pseudomonas sp. Leaf58, one DNA window encodes the following:
- a CDS encoding pentapeptide repeat-containing protein, with amino-acid sequence MNYLPFALLLVLSPAMAVNADDTGNDAPLTINRCLIAEASQCPGANLRGANLANQDLRKMNLAGADLRDADLRHARLDLANLEKARLQGANLTRASLQQSNLRLADLSNSKLVAIQGWGLFAQGAQFAKADLSAAYLQFARLSGAKLQQANLQAADLEMAWLSKADLQGANLADANLQEAKFGQSNLARADLRGARQHYGNFQDANMEGCSGCPASWGD; translated from the coding sequence ATGAACTACCTGCCATTTGCCTTGCTGCTGGTGCTTTCCCCGGCCATGGCTGTGAATGCCGACGACACTGGCAACGATGCCCCGTTGACCATCAACCGCTGCCTGATCGCCGAAGCCAGCCAGTGCCCGGGGGCGAATTTGCGTGGCGCCAACCTGGCCAACCAGGACCTGCGCAAGATGAACCTGGCTGGCGCCGACTTGCGCGATGCCGACCTGCGCCATGCCCGGCTGGACCTGGCCAACCTTGAGAAGGCCCGCCTGCAGGGCGCCAACTTGACCCGTGCCAGCTTGCAACAGAGCAACCTGCGCCTGGCCGACCTGAGTAACAGCAAACTCGTGGCGATTCAGGGCTGGGGGCTGTTTGCCCAAGGGGCGCAATTTGCAAAGGCCGACCTCAGCGCGGCCTACCTGCAGTTCGCCAGGTTGTCGGGGGCGAAGCTGCAGCAGGCCAACCTGCAAGCGGCGGACCTGGAAATGGCTTGGCTGAGCAAGGCTGATCTGCAAGGGGCTAATCTTGCGGATGCCAACCTGCAGGAAGCCAAGTTTGGCCAGAGCAACCTGGCGCGCGCCGATTTGCGCGGGGCGCGCCAGCATTATGGGAATTTTCAGGATGCCAATATGGAGGGGTGTAGCGGGTGCCCTGCGAGTTGGGGGGATTGA
- a CDS encoding response regulator transcription factor: protein MNIVLVDDHAVVRQGYASLLRTVLPTVQVREATSGEEALARVQEQVPNLVIMDFGLPGISGLETTRRLRQRLPQLRVLFFSMHDELPLVRQALDAGALGYLTKNSAPEVLIEAVQRVLAGHAYIEQPLATQLACTAPRHDSDPRLQRMTQRELEIFVMLAKGTPVRVIAEQLCISAKTVSNHLTLLKSKLGVSSHAELVHLGIDLGVVRVAG, encoded by the coding sequence ATGAATATCGTGTTGGTCGATGACCATGCCGTGGTCCGCCAGGGCTATGCCAGCCTGCTGCGGACGGTACTGCCGACCGTACAGGTGCGCGAGGCCACCAGTGGTGAAGAGGCGCTGGCTCGGGTGCAGGAGCAGGTGCCCAACCTGGTGATCATGGACTTCGGCCTGCCCGGCATCAGCGGCCTGGAAACCACCCGCCGCCTGCGCCAGCGCCTGCCGCAGCTGCGGGTGCTGTTTTTTAGCATGCACGACGAGCTGCCGCTGGTGCGCCAGGCGCTGGACGCGGGGGCCTTGGGTTACCTGACCAAGAACTCGGCGCCTGAAGTGTTGATCGAGGCGGTGCAGCGGGTGTTGGCCGGGCATGCCTATATTGAACAGCCTTTGGCGACCCAGCTGGCCTGCACCGCACCGCGGCATGACAGCGACCCGCGCCTGCAGCGCATGACCCAGCGCGAGCTGGAGATTTTCGTGATGCTGGCCAAGGGCACACCGGTGCGGGTGATTGCCGAGCAGTTGTGCATCAGCGCCAAGACCGTGTCTAACCACCTGACTTTGCTCAAGAGCAAGTTGGGGGTTAGCTCGCATGCTGAGCTGGTGCACTTGGGGATTGATTTGGGGGTGGTGCGGGTGGCGGGGTGA